The Symphalangus syndactylus isolate Jambi chromosome 11, NHGRI_mSymSyn1-v2.1_pri, whole genome shotgun sequence genome contains a region encoding:
- the C11H16orf54 gene encoding transmembrane protein C16orf54 homolog isoform X1 — translation MGLLERPGEPGRRAWLCTEMPLTPEPPSGRMEGSPAWEAAPWPSLPCGPCIPIMLVLATLAALFILTTAVLAERLFRHGLHPDPSHRAPTLVWRPGGELWIEPMGTPRERSEDWYGSAVPLLTDRAPEPPTQVGALEARATAPPAPSAPNSAPSSLGPQPLPEVPARSTFWGPQPWEGRPPTTGLVSWAEPEQRPEASFQVGSPQARRQRPGSPDPEWGLQPRVTLEQISAFWKREGRTSVGF, via the exons ATGGGGCTTCTGGAAAGGCCTGGAGAGCCGGGCAGGAGGGCCTGGCTGTGCACCGAG ATGCCGTTGACTCCAGAGCCGCCCTCTGGGCGCATGGAGGGGTCCCCCGCATGGGAGGCAGCCCCATGGCCCTCACTGCCCTGTGGGCCCTGCATCCCCATCATGCTGGTCCTGGCCACCCTGGCTGCGCTTTTCATCCTCACCACCGCTGTGTTGGCTGAACGCCTGTTCCGCCACGGTCTCCACCCAGACCCCAGCCACCGTGCACCCACCCTGGTGTGGCGCCCAGGAGGAGAGCTGTGGATTGAGCCCATGGGCACCCCCCGAGAGCGCTCTGAGGACTGGTATGGCTCTGCGGTCCCCCTGCTGACAGACCGGGcccctgagcctcccacccaggTGGGCGCTTTGGAGGCCCGAGCAACCGCCCCACCTGCCCCCTCAGCCCCAAATTCTGCTCCCAGCTCCTTGGGCCCCCAGCCCCTACCAGAGGTCCCAGCACGGAGCACCTTCTGGGGGCCCCAGCCCTGGGAGGGGAGGCCCCCCACCACAGGCCTGGTGAGCTGGGCTGAACCCGAGCAGAGGCCAGAGGCCAGCTTCCAGGTTGGGAGCCCCCAGGCCAGGAGGCAGCGGCCAGGGAGCCCGGATCCTGAGTGGGGCCTCCAGCCACGGGTCACCTTGGAGCAGATCTCAGCTTTCTGGAAGCGCGAAGGCCGGACCAGTGTAGGGTTCTGA
- the C11H16orf54 gene encoding transmembrane protein C16orf54 homolog isoform X3 produces the protein MPLTPEPPSGRMEGSPAWEAAPWPSLPCGPCIPIMLVLATLAALFILTTAVLAERLFRHGLHPDPSHRAPTLVWRPGGELWIEPMGTPRERSEDWYGSAVPLLTDRAPEPPTQVGALEARATAPPAPSAPNSAPSSLGPQPLPEVPARSTFWGPQPWEGRPPTTGLVSWAEPEQRPEASFQVGSPQARRQRPGSPDPEWGLQPRVTLEQISAFWKREGRTSVGF, from the coding sequence ATGCCGTTGACTCCAGAGCCGCCCTCTGGGCGCATGGAGGGGTCCCCCGCATGGGAGGCAGCCCCATGGCCCTCACTGCCCTGTGGGCCCTGCATCCCCATCATGCTGGTCCTGGCCACCCTGGCTGCGCTTTTCATCCTCACCACCGCTGTGTTGGCTGAACGCCTGTTCCGCCACGGTCTCCACCCAGACCCCAGCCACCGTGCACCCACCCTGGTGTGGCGCCCAGGAGGAGAGCTGTGGATTGAGCCCATGGGCACCCCCCGAGAGCGCTCTGAGGACTGGTATGGCTCTGCGGTCCCCCTGCTGACAGACCGGGcccctgagcctcccacccaggTGGGCGCTTTGGAGGCCCGAGCAACCGCCCCACCTGCCCCCTCAGCCCCAAATTCTGCTCCCAGCTCCTTGGGCCCCCAGCCCCTACCAGAGGTCCCAGCACGGAGCACCTTCTGGGGGCCCCAGCCCTGGGAGGGGAGGCCCCCCACCACAGGCCTGGTGAGCTGGGCTGAACCCGAGCAGAGGCCAGAGGCCAGCTTCCAGGTTGGGAGCCCCCAGGCCAGGAGGCAGCGGCCAGGGAGCCCGGATCCTGAGTGGGGCCTCCAGCCACGGGTCACCTTGGAGCAGATCTCAGCTTTCTGGAAGCGCGAAGGCCGGACCAGTGTAGGGTTCTGA
- the C11H16orf54 gene encoding transmembrane protein C16orf54 homolog isoform X2 — protein MRARSSPRRMMPLTPEPPSGRMEGSPAWEAAPWPSLPCGPCIPIMLVLATLAALFILTTAVLAERLFRHGLHPDPSHRAPTLVWRPGGELWIEPMGTPRERSEDWYGSAVPLLTDRAPEPPTQVGALEARATAPPAPSAPNSAPSSLGPQPLPEVPARSTFWGPQPWEGRPPTTGLVSWAEPEQRPEASFQVGSPQARRQRPGSPDPEWGLQPRVTLEQISAFWKREGRTSVGF, from the exons ATGAGAGCAAGATCAAGTCCGAGGAGAATG ATGCCGTTGACTCCAGAGCCGCCCTCTGGGCGCATGGAGGGGTCCCCCGCATGGGAGGCAGCCCCATGGCCCTCACTGCCCTGTGGGCCCTGCATCCCCATCATGCTGGTCCTGGCCACCCTGGCTGCGCTTTTCATCCTCACCACCGCTGTGTTGGCTGAACGCCTGTTCCGCCACGGTCTCCACCCAGACCCCAGCCACCGTGCACCCACCCTGGTGTGGCGCCCAGGAGGAGAGCTGTGGATTGAGCCCATGGGCACCCCCCGAGAGCGCTCTGAGGACTGGTATGGCTCTGCGGTCCCCCTGCTGACAGACCGGGcccctgagcctcccacccaggTGGGCGCTTTGGAGGCCCGAGCAACCGCCCCACCTGCCCCCTCAGCCCCAAATTCTGCTCCCAGCTCCTTGGGCCCCCAGCCCCTACCAGAGGTCCCAGCACGGAGCACCTTCTGGGGGCCCCAGCCCTGGGAGGGGAGGCCCCCCACCACAGGCCTGGTGAGCTGGGCTGAACCCGAGCAGAGGCCAGAGGCCAGCTTCCAGGTTGGGAGCCCCCAGGCCAGGAGGCAGCGGCCAGGGAGCCCGGATCCTGAGTGGGGCCTCCAGCCACGGGTCACCTTGGAGCAGATCTCAGCTTTCTGGAAGCGCGAAGGCCGGACCAGTGTAGGGTTCTGA